In the genome of Saprospira sp. CCB-QB6, one region contains:
- the clpX gene encoding ATP-dependent Clp protease ATP-binding subunit ClpX, with protein sequence MSKKQKEPHCSFCQRPKSEAQMLIAGIEGYICEFCVEQAHAIISEELLQPEGEAFDAEALPELVRPMEIKAHLDQYVIGQEQSKKILAVAVYNHYKRIREEAKHQKKIQEEEIVEVEKSNVIMVGRTGTGKTLLAKTIAKMLNVPFTIVDATVFTQAGYVGEDVESMLTRLLQACDYDVAAAERGIVYIDEIDKIARKGDNPSITRDVSGEGVQQSLLKMLEGTDVLVPPQGGRKHPEQKMVKLNTKNILFICGGAFAGVEKNIARRINSQVIGFAKEEEERVDREDLLQYVSHHDLKSFGLIPELLGRMPVLTYLNPLDRATLRSILTEPKNALIRQYKRLFELEGIRFEVEEAALDFIVDKTLDYNLGARGLRSICEAIMTDAMFELPSQEVDEFILTLDYAKEKLSKRKLASMSAA encoded by the coding sequence ATGTCTAAAAAACAAAAAGAACCCCACTGCTCTTTTTGCCAACGCCCCAAGTCTGAGGCCCAAATGCTGATCGCTGGCATCGAAGGCTATATCTGTGAGTTTTGTGTAGAGCAAGCCCATGCCATCATTAGCGAAGAACTGTTGCAGCCCGAAGGCGAGGCGTTTGATGCAGAAGCCCTGCCCGAACTGGTCCGCCCAATGGAGATTAAGGCGCATCTAGACCAATACGTGATTGGCCAAGAACAAAGTAAAAAGATTCTGGCCGTTGCCGTTTATAACCACTATAAGCGCATCCGCGAAGAAGCTAAACACCAAAAGAAAATCCAAGAAGAGGAGATCGTAGAGGTCGAAAAATCAAATGTGATTATGGTTGGCCGCACCGGAACGGGAAAAACCCTGCTGGCTAAAACGATCGCCAAAATGCTTAATGTCCCCTTCACTATCGTCGATGCTACTGTTTTCACTCAAGCTGGCTATGTAGGCGAAGATGTGGAAAGTATGCTGACCCGCCTCTTGCAAGCTTGCGACTATGATGTGGCCGCCGCCGAAAGAGGAATCGTCTATATCGACGAAATTGATAAAATTGCCCGCAAAGGCGATAACCCTTCTATCACCAGAGATGTTTCTGGCGAAGGCGTGCAGCAATCACTGCTCAAAATGCTCGAAGGTACCGATGTTTTGGTTCCCCCTCAAGGTGGCCGCAAACATCCTGAACAAAAAATGGTGAAACTCAATACCAAAAATATTCTCTTTATCTGTGGCGGCGCCTTTGCCGGCGTAGAAAAAAATATCGCCCGCAGAATCAATAGCCAAGTGATTGGCTTTGCCAAGGAAGAGGAGGAAAGAGTGGACCGCGAAGATTTGTTGCAGTACGTTAGCCATCATGACCTCAAGTCTTTTGGCCTCATTCCCGAACTACTCGGCCGAATGCCCGTTCTCACTTATCTCAACCCCCTCGATCGCGCTACTTTACGCTCTATTCTCACAGAGCCCAAAAATGCCCTGATCAGACAATATAAACGCCTATTCGAACTGGAAGGCATCCGCTTTGAAGTGGAGGAAGCTGCCCTAGATTTTATCGTGGACAAAACCCTCGATTACAATCTGGGCGCCCGTGGCCTCCGCTCTATCTGCGAAGCTATTATGACCGACGCCATGTTCGAATTGCCCTCGCAAGAGGTGGATGAGTTTATCCTTACGCTCGATTATGCCAAGGAAAAACTCAGCAAACGCAAGCTAGCTAGTATGAGCGCCGCCTAA
- the gpmI gene encoding 2,3-bisphosphoglycerate-independent phosphoglycerate mutase, translated as MSTFQRFALVILDGWGLGPDPQRSALAQANTPFINSLLRNYPNSQLTTFGQAVGLPEGQMGNSEVGHIHLGAGRVVYQELTRINKEIVDGHFFEQKQLKAAMQASKASKLHLVGLLSDGGVHAHIDHLKALSQMAKEEGLEKVYIHAITDGRDTAPDGGKQYIQDLEESIAQHPSQIASVIGRYYAMDRDQRWERTKKAYALWTQGQGQGVRSAQEAIEKSYAAGQSDEFVEAYYMQDEQGQPLAQIEEGDVVIFYNFRTDRPRQICRALVEEAFPNEGMQPLDISLYTMTRYDESFQHTQVIYEKQDLSQTLGECLAQAGKSQIRIAETEKYPHVTFFFNGGREEPYPKERRIIIPSPKVATYDLQPEMSAYPLTHRIIEELKDQEPDFLCLNYANADMVGHTGVFDAAIKAAEAVDECLQKLVHQLIQQNYGMIILADHGNSDYMINDDGSPHTAHTTNPVPCIFVAKDVDNYQIKDGSLADIAPTILQAMNLPVPELMQGQNLLKND; from the coding sequence ATGTCTACTTTTCAACGTTTTGCCTTAGTTATTTTAGACGGTTGGGGCTTAGGTCCAGACCCGCAACGCAGCGCCTTGGCCCAAGCGAATACGCCTTTCATTAATAGCTTGTTGCGCAATTATCCCAATAGCCAATTGACTACTTTTGGCCAGGCTGTTGGCTTGCCCGAAGGCCAAATGGGCAATTCAGAAGTGGGACATATTCACTTGGGCGCAGGCCGTGTGGTTTATCAAGAACTCACAAGAATCAATAAAGAAATTGTAGATGGCCATTTCTTTGAGCAAAAACAACTCAAAGCTGCCATGCAAGCTAGCAAAGCCTCTAAATTGCATTTAGTGGGCCTCCTTTCGGATGGTGGCGTGCATGCGCATATCGATCACCTCAAAGCGCTCTCCCAAATGGCCAAGGAAGAAGGACTCGAAAAGGTCTATATTCACGCGATTACCGATGGCCGAGATACCGCTCCCGATGGTGGCAAACAATATATCCAAGATTTAGAAGAGAGCATTGCCCAACACCCTAGCCAAATTGCTTCTGTTATTGGCCGCTATTATGCTATGGATCGAGATCAGCGCTGGGAACGGACCAAAAAGGCTTATGCCCTCTGGACCCAAGGCCAAGGTCAGGGAGTCCGTTCCGCTCAAGAAGCCATTGAAAAGAGTTATGCCGCTGGCCAAAGCGATGAGTTTGTCGAAGCTTATTATATGCAAGATGAACAAGGCCAACCCTTAGCCCAAATTGAAGAGGGAGATGTAGTTATTTTCTATAATTTCCGCACCGACCGCCCCCGCCAAATTTGCCGCGCCTTGGTAGAAGAGGCCTTTCCAAATGAAGGAATGCAGCCCCTAGATATTAGTCTGTATACCATGACACGCTATGACGAAAGTTTTCAGCATACTCAAGTCATTTATGAAAAGCAAGATCTTAGTCAAACCTTAGGCGAATGCCTAGCCCAAGCTGGCAAAAGCCAAATCCGCATTGCCGAAACCGAAAAGTATCCGCATGTCACTTTCTTTTTTAATGGGGGGCGAGAAGAACCCTATCCCAAAGAAAGACGGATTATTATCCCTTCGCCTAAAGTGGCTACCTACGATTTGCAGCCAGAAATGAGTGCTTATCCACTCACGCATCGCATTATTGAGGAGCTAAAAGACCAAGAACCCGATTTCCTTTGTCTCAATTATGCCAATGCTGATATGGTAGGCCATACTGGCGTTTTTGACGCCGCTATTAAAGCCGCCGAAGCCGTAGATGAATGTCTACAAAAGTTGGTGCACCAGCTCATCCAACAAAATTACGGGATGATTATTCTGGCTGATCATGGGAATTCTGATTACATGATTAACGATGACGGCAGCCCACATACGGCCCATACCACTAATCCTGTCCCCTGTATTTTTGTGGCCAAGGATGTCGATAACTACCAAATCAAAGATGGAAGCTTGGCCGATATTGCCCCCACTATTTTACAGGCAATGAACTTGCCCGTTCCCGAGCTCATGCAGGGCCAAAACTTGTTGAAAAACGATTAG
- a CDS encoding cell division protein FtsX, translating to MPLAAAKKEQSLYPQKGRHNSYAFLALSLLLYLLGGLLLLSTYGQSSLKQLRESIPFYIELADGANEAEVFRFQKELASQDYLKEGSLQYISKEEALEEMLADGNLKEEDILVLGENLLPNAISFQMKSEALGQYAQQLEALEKEDFVVEVSYAQTPLLGGDDWLSRLSWLSGIFVLFFILLALTLLRHHLRLQLLSNREQIELLQIVGANPDFLRRPFLQKSIYNGLYCGALASLALLLSIWALGFWPYLSFSALLTNSCLLLVFGLSISWLSNWYSLKKYLAQPLSYWSQEQK from the coding sequence ATGCCTTTAGCTGCCGCCAAAAAAGAACAAAGTTTATATCCCCAAAAGGGCCGCCACAATAGCTACGCCTTTTTGGCCCTTAGTCTGCTACTCTATTTGTTGGGGGGGCTGCTTTTGCTATCTACCTATGGCCAATCGAGTCTCAAACAACTGCGTGAAAGCATTCCCTTTTATATAGAGTTGGCCGATGGAGCTAATGAAGCTGAGGTTTTCCGCTTCCAAAAGGAGCTAGCCAGTCAAGATTACCTCAAAGAAGGGAGTCTACAATATATTTCTAAAGAAGAAGCCTTAGAAGAGATGTTGGCCGATGGCAACCTCAAAGAGGAAGATATTTTGGTCCTTGGCGAAAACCTTTTGCCCAATGCCATCAGCTTTCAAATGAAGAGCGAAGCTTTGGGCCAATATGCCCAACAGCTAGAAGCCTTGGAAAAAGAAGACTTTGTGGTAGAGGTGAGCTACGCTCAAACGCCTTTGTTGGGCGGAGATGACTGGCTGAGCCGCTTGAGTTGGCTGAGTGGCATTTTTGTTCTTTTTTTCATTTTGCTGGCCCTAACGCTTTTGCGACATCATCTGCGTTTGCAGTTGCTCAGCAATAGAGAACAAATTGAATTGCTGCAAATTGTTGGAGCCAATCCCGACTTTTTGCGCCGTCCTTTTTTGCAAAAAAGTATTTATAATGGCTTATATTGCGGGGCCTTGGCCAGCCTTGCCCTCTTATTGAGCATTTGGGCCTTGGGATTTTGGCCCTACCTCAGTTTTAGCGCCTTGTTGACCAATAGCTGCTTGCTTTTGGTCTTTGGGCTGAGCATTTCTTGGCTAAGCAATTGGTATAGCTTAAAAAAATATTTGGCCCAACCACTTTCGTATTGGAGTCAAGAACAAAAATAA
- a CDS encoding DUF3098 domain-containing protein gives MSRRTRKEQPELLYGKKHYVIMGAAVLLVIIGFFLMSGGGMEDPNVWKPEEIYSFRRITLAPFVVLLGLGVFAYALFFQTPEDKEAESAYQEKNQPQEEAPETI, from the coding sequence ATGAGTAGAAGAACTAGAAAAGAGCAGCCCGAGCTGCTATACGGCAAAAAGCATTATGTAATTATGGGCGCGGCCGTTTTGTTGGTCATCATCGGCTTTTTCCTAATGTCTGGGGGAGGAATGGAAGACCCCAATGTTTGGAAACCTGAAGAAATTTATAGCTTCCGTCGGATTACCTTGGCCCCTTTTGTGGTCCTTTTAGGCCTAGGCGTATTTGCTTATGCCCTCTTTTTCCAAACGCCAGAAGATAAGGAAGCAGAAAGCGCTTATCAAGAAAAAAATCAGCCTCAAGAAGAAGCGCCTGAAACGATTTAA